Proteins encoded in a region of the Myxococcales bacterium genome:
- a CDS encoding thiazole synthase — protein MPAEHKPLTIAGVVFKSRLLVGTGKFANPELMAAAIAASGTELVTAALRRVDLQNPDDPTLSHLDLTRYRLLPNTSGARDAAEAVRLARLARAATGNNWIKLEVTPEPNYLLPDPVETLKAAEILVREGFVVLPYMNADPILARRLADAGCATVMPLAAPIGSARGVKTRELIEIIIEQATVPVVVDAGLGLPSHAAESIELGADAVLVNTAIAIAADPVQMALAFKLGVEAGERARLAGAADATQHARPSSPLTGFLRDGPQ, from the coding sequence CGGTGTCGTTTTTAAAAGCCGCCTCCTGGTCGGCACCGGGAAATTCGCCAATCCCGAACTGATGGCGGCGGCGATCGCGGCCAGCGGCACGGAACTGGTGACCGCGGCGCTGCGGCGCGTCGATCTGCAGAACCCCGACGATCCGACGCTGTCGCACCTGGACCTGACCCGCTACCGGCTACTGCCCAACACCTCCGGAGCGCGCGACGCGGCCGAGGCGGTGCGGCTGGCGCGGCTGGCCCGCGCGGCGACCGGCAACAACTGGATCAAATTGGAAGTGACGCCCGAGCCCAACTACCTGCTGCCCGACCCGGTGGAAACGCTCAAAGCGGCGGAAATCCTGGTGCGCGAGGGCTTCGTGGTGCTGCCCTACATGAACGCCGATCCGATTCTGGCGCGCCGCCTGGCCGACGCCGGATGCGCCACGGTGATGCCGCTCGCCGCGCCGATCGGCTCCGCGCGCGGCGTCAAAACGCGGGAACTGATCGAAATCATCATCGAACAGGCCACGGTACCCGTGGTCGTCGACGCCGGCCTGGGATTGCCCAGCCACGCCGCCGAATCCATCGAGCTGGGCGCCGACGCCGTGCTCGTCAACACGGCCATCGCCATCGCCGCCGATCCGGTGCAGATGGCGCTGGCCTTCAAGCTCGGGGTCGAGGCGGGCGAACGGGCGCGCCTCGCCGGCGCGGCGGACGCGACGCAACACGCGCGGCCGTCCAGTCCGCTGACCGGCTTTCTGCGGGACGGACCGCAATGA
- the thiH gene encoding 2-iminoacetate synthase ThiH codes for MSFAAFLDRLDWERIHAAQRAATPAQIAALLRKPRLDDADLPLLVSPAADELLEEAARTAAAVTAHRFGKVIQLYAPLYLSNVCTNDCAYCGFAASHRIERRTATVDEAVAEADVLWREGFRHILLVSGEAPRAFSADDLERAVRQIAPRFAGIGIEVFPMPLADYRRVEQAGVDNLTLYQETYDRALYARLHRGPKADFDKRLAAIELGGEAGFRGLGIGALLGLRDWRDESLTVLYHGRYLAKRFWQSRVAVSFPRLRPAAGAFAPLSPVTDRDLAQMIVATRLALPDAEIVVSTRERAELRDRLIPLGVTRMSAGSKTNVGGYQGAQPSGDQFAVNDERSPQEVVKAITAAGREAVWKDFDQAFRSGTT; via the coding sequence ATGAGTTTCGCCGCTTTCCTGGACCGGCTCGATTGGGAGCGCATCCACGCGGCGCAACGCGCGGCGACGCCGGCGCAGATCGCCGCCCTGCTCCGCAAGCCGCGCCTGGACGACGCCGATCTGCCGCTCCTGGTTTCGCCGGCCGCCGACGAACTGCTGGAAGAAGCGGCGCGGACCGCGGCGGCGGTGACCGCGCACCGGTTCGGGAAAGTCATACAGCTTTATGCCCCGCTCTACCTGTCGAACGTCTGCACCAACGATTGCGCCTATTGCGGGTTCGCCGCCAGCCACCGCATCGAGCGGCGCACGGCCACCGTCGACGAGGCGGTCGCCGAGGCCGACGTGCTCTGGCGCGAGGGTTTCCGCCACATTCTGCTGGTTTCCGGCGAGGCGCCGCGGGCTTTTTCGGCGGACGATCTGGAGCGCGCGGTCCGGCAAATCGCCCCGCGATTCGCCGGTATCGGCATCGAAGTCTTTCCGATGCCGCTCGCGGACTACCGGCGTGTGGAACAGGCCGGCGTCGACAACCTGACGCTCTATCAGGAAACCTACGACCGGGCGCTCTACGCGCGGTTGCACCGCGGTCCCAAGGCCGATTTCGACAAACGGCTGGCGGCGATCGAACTGGGCGGCGAAGCCGGCTTCCGCGGGCTGGGTATCGGCGCCCTCTTGGGTTTGCGCGACTGGCGCGACGAGTCGCTGACCGTGCTCTATCACGGCCGCTACCTGGCCAAACGGTTCTGGCAAAGCCGGGTCGCGGTCAGTTTCCCCCGGCTGCGCCCGGCGGCAGGCGCCTTCGCGCCTCTTTCGCCGGTGACGGACCGCGATCTGGCACAGATGATCGTCGCCACGCGACTGGCGCTTCCCGACGCCGAGATCGTCGTTTCCACCCGGGAGCGCGCCGAGCTGCGTGACCGGTTGATCCCGCTGGGCGTCACCCGCATGAGCGCCGGCAGCAAGACCAACGTCGGCGGCTACCAGGGCGCCCAGCCGTCGGGCGATCAATTCGCGGTCAACGACGAGCGTTCTCCCCAAGAAGTGGTGAAAGCCATCACCGCCGCCGGACGTGAAGCGGTTTGGAAGGATTTCGATCAGGCGTTTCGAAGCGGCACGACATAA
- the thiE gene encoding thiamine phosphate synthase, translating into MDKINRIEILNQSDLYPVISREFNAGRSSLEILDCVLAAGVKIVQLREKNLPMREKYELALAFRRKTSEAGVLFIVNDQIDLALAVDADGVHLGQNDFPLIPARRLAPELILGRSTHSTTQALEAERDGADYVNIGPIYATGTKPEHQVFLGPQIIAEIAPRLRIPFTVMGGIKETNLQPVLDAGARHIAVVTAVSQADDVTRAARCLRERILAAGRT; encoded by the coding sequence ATGGACAAAATAAACAGAATCGAAATTCTAAATCAATCCGATCTCTACCCGGTGATTTCCCGCGAATTCAACGCCGGACGTTCCAGCCTGGAAATTCTGGATTGCGTTCTGGCGGCCGGCGTGAAGATAGTCCAGCTGCGTGAAAAAAACCTGCCCATGCGAGAAAAGTATGAATTGGCGCTCGCTTTCCGCCGGAAAACCAGTGAGGCCGGCGTGCTGTTCATCGTCAACGATCAGATCGACCTGGCGCTTGCCGTGGATGCCGATGGCGTGCATCTCGGACAAAACGACTTTCCGCTCATTCCCGCCCGCCGGTTGGCACCGGAACTGATTCTCGGGCGCAGCACGCACAGCACCACCCAGGCGCTGGAAGCCGAACGCGACGGTGCGGATTATGTAAATATCGGGCCGATTTACGCCACCGGAACGAAACCGGAACATCAGGTTTTTCTCGGGCCGCAAATCATCGCCGAGATCGCGCCCCGGCTGCGCATTCCGTTTACCGTTATGGGCGGCATTAAGGAGACGAACCTGCAACCGGTGCTGGACGCCGGCGCGCGGCACATCGCCGTGGTGACCGCCGTCAGCCAGGCCGACGACGTCACCCGGGCGGCGCGGTGCCTGCGCGAGCGGATCCTGGCGGCGGGCCGGACGTGA
- a CDS encoding tyrosine--tRNA ligase, with protein sequence MELDLEKTLRVILSGIHEAVPEDALRKKVAKALAKGRPLRIKVGIDPTAPEVHIGHLVPYGKMRQLQDLGHVGVVVIGDYTAQIGDPTGRDATRQALTHEQVRVNAELYMKQLYTVLDPARTEVRYQTEWYGTFDLAKTLRLLQEVTLAQMLQHETFRVRYEQNKPLGLHELCYPVLQGYDSVAINADIEMGDPAQKFNILVGRDLMERQGMEPQVALLMPILLGTDGVEKMSKSLGNHVGVLMSPEDQFGRTMSIPDAVMENWYALFVGQSGEELAATKKQIAADPMGAKKLLAEKVVARFHGPAAAAAALEDFRRKFSERTLELENIPEARLDSFSPASVTNIVATSFQLSNSEVRRLVKQGGIKLDGDTLTDAEAPIDRPGVLKVGKKKWLRLLG encoded by the coding sequence ATGGAACTCGACCTCGAGAAAACCCTGCGCGTGATTCTTTCCGGCATCCATGAAGCGGTGCCGGAAGACGCCCTGCGCAAAAAAGTGGCCAAGGCGCTCGCCAAGGGCCGACCCTTGCGGATCAAGGTCGGCATCGATCCGACCGCGCCCGAGGTGCACATCGGCCACCTGGTGCCCTACGGCAAGATGCGGCAATTGCAGGATCTCGGCCACGTGGGCGTCGTGGTCATCGGCGATTACACCGCGCAAATCGGCGACCCGACCGGGCGCGATGCCACCCGACAGGCGCTCACCCACGAGCAGGTGCGCGTCAACGCCGAACTCTATATGAAGCAGCTCTATACGGTGCTGGACCCGGCGCGGACCGAGGTCCGTTACCAGACCGAATGGTACGGAACGTTCGACCTGGCCAAAACGTTACGGCTGCTGCAGGAAGTGACCCTGGCGCAGATGCTGCAACACGAGACGTTCCGCGTCCGCTACGAGCAGAACAAGCCGCTGGGGCTGCACGAATTGTGCTACCCGGTGCTGCAAGGCTACGACTCCGTGGCCATCAACGCCGACATCGAGATGGGCGACCCGGCGCAGAAATTCAATATCTTGGTCGGCCGCGACCTGATGGAACGGCAAGGCATGGAACCGCAGGTCGCCCTGCTGATGCCGATCCTGCTGGGCACCGACGGCGTTGAAAAAATGTCGAAAAGCCTCGGCAATCACGTCGGCGTGCTGATGTCGCCCGAGGACCAGTTCGGCCGCACGATGTCCATTCCCGACGCCGTCATGGAAAACTGGTACGCGCTGTTCGTCGGCCAAAGCGGCGAGGAACTGGCCGCGACCAAAAAACAGATTGCCGCCGATCCGATGGGCGCGAAGAAACTACTGGCGGAGAAGGTCGTCGCGCGGTTTCACGGCCCGGCGGCGGCCGCCGCCGCGCTGGAAGACTTTCGCCGCAAGTTTTCCGAGCGGACGCTGGAATTGGAAAACATTCCGGAAGCGCGGCTGGATTCCTTTTCGCCGGCGAGCGTCACGAATATTGTGGCGACCTCGTTTCAGCTAAGCAACAGCGAGGTCCGCCGGCTGGTCAAACAGGGCGGCATTAAATTGGACGGCGACACGCTGACCGACGCGGAAGCGCCGATTGACCGGCCGGGTGTGCTGAAAGTCGGAAAAAAGAAGTGGCTGCGTCTGCTTGGTTGA
- a CDS encoding DUF4398 domain-containing protein, translating to MIRRVVSIVLLCMVVAVVSLAMSGCAVEDQVKQAERALLSAKSVHADYLAPYEYASAEYYLQNAISELHESDFAAALTFATKSKSQAGLAEQKARTIHAAPMLPYSAREDQGAIAPVPPPPITPVPPKSPATPPVKTPSTPPAKTPTTPPAVTPPPPLTPPPPPAPPKVPPKKITDEYPLGEPTDLPPEDNQDSSDSSDSSDSSDSSGDSGQGGNQ from the coding sequence ATGATCCGTAGGGTCGTCTCCATTGTGTTGTTATGCATGGTAGTGGCGGTTGTCTCGCTGGCGATGAGCGGCTGCGCCGTCGAGGATCAGGTAAAACAGGCGGAACGCGCCCTGCTTTCGGCCAAAAGCGTGCACGCCGATTACCTCGCGCCCTACGAATACGCCAGCGCTGAATACTACCTCCAAAACGCGATCAGCGAATTGCACGAATCCGATTTCGCCGCCGCGCTGACCTTCGCGACGAAATCGAAATCCCAGGCGGGCCTGGCTGAGCAAAAAGCCCGCACGATTCACGCGGCGCCGATGCTCCCGTATTCGGCCCGCGAGGATCAGGGCGCCATCGCGCCCGTCCCGCCCCCGCCGATCACTCCCGTTCCGCCGAAATCTCCGGCCACGCCGCCGGTGAAAACTCCGTCGACGCCGCCGGCCAAAACCCCGACCACGCCGCCGGCCGTTACCCCGCCGCCTCCCCTGACGCCGCCGCCACCGCCGGCGCCGCCGAAAGTGCCGCCGAAGAAAATCACCGATGAGTATCCCTTGGGTGAACCGACGGACCTGCCACCGGAGGACAATCAGGACTCCTCGGACAGTTCCGATAGCTCCGATAGTTCCGACAGCTCGGGCGATTCAGGCCAAGGAGGGAATCAATAA
- a CDS encoding OmpA family protein, producing MPRRIILLVSFVALVALLAAGCGTRAQLATQMEKYKADLAEIRAQGAPVCSPREYASAEAHLDFAHQEWSERDYIKCQDHLGIVKDQIDQSRKWLGNCVEQVPPDKDGDGVMDVDDKCPEVPGLKEFAGCPDTDGDGIPDAEDKCPQVAGVKEFGGCPDTDGDGIPDDVDKCPKEWGLKENDGCPKFIEVKDNEIVLKQKIHFATAKATINPDSFPILDEIAGVMKGNKTWNIRVEGHTDNRGSKALNQKLSQARADSCRDYLVQRGIEANRLTAVGYAFDQPIASNNTEVGREMNRRTEFKITSK from the coding sequence ATGCCGCGCCGGATCATTTTACTCGTTTCGTTTGTGGCGCTGGTGGCTTTGCTGGCGGCGGGCTGCGGAACGCGCGCCCAACTGGCCACGCAAATGGAAAAATACAAGGCTGATCTGGCCGAAATCCGCGCCCAAGGCGCGCCGGTTTGTTCGCCCCGCGAATACGCCTCGGCCGAGGCGCACCTCGATTTCGCCCATCAGGAATGGAGCGAACGCGATTACATCAAATGCCAGGATCATCTGGGCATCGTAAAAGACCAAATCGATCAATCCCGGAAATGGCTCGGCAATTGCGTCGAGCAGGTTCCGCCCGACAAGGACGGCGACGGCGTGATGGACGTCGACGACAAGTGCCCCGAGGTGCCGGGCCTGAAAGAATTCGCCGGCTGCCCGGACACCGACGGCGACGGCATCCCCGATGCAGAGGATAAATGCCCGCAAGTGGCCGGCGTGAAAGAATTCGGCGGCTGCCCGGATACCGACGGCGACGGCATTCCCGACGACGTGGACAAATGCCCGAAGGAATGGGGCCTCAAGGAAAACGACGGTTGCCCGAAATTCATCGAGGTCAAGGACAACGAAATCGTCCTGAAGCAGAAGATCCACTTCGCCACGGCCAAGGCGACGATCAATCCCGACAGCTTCCCGATCCTTGACGAGATCGCCGGCGTGATGAAGGGCAACAAAACCTGGAACATTCGCGTGGAAGGCCACACCGACAACCGCGGTAGCAAGGCGCTCAATCAGAAGCTGTCGCAGGCGCGCGCCGATTCCTGCCGCGATTATCTGGTGCAGCGCGGCATCGAGGCCAATCGCCTCACGGCCGTCGGCTATGCCTTCGATCAGCCGATCGCGAGCAATAACACCGAAGTCGGCCGGGAAATGAACCGGCGTACGGAATTCAAGATCACTTCGAAATGA